A DNA window from Mus caroli chromosome 8, CAROLI_EIJ_v1.1, whole genome shotgun sequence contains the following coding sequences:
- the LOC110300154 gene encoding metallothionein-1, protein MDPNCSCSTGGSCTCSSSCACKNCKCTSCKKSCCSCCPVGCSKCAQGCVCKGATDKCTCCA, encoded by the exons ATGGACCCCAACTGCTCCTGCTCCACCG gCGGCTCCTGCACTTGCTCCAGCTCCTGCGCCTGCAAGAACTGCAAGTGCACCTCCTGCAAGAAGA gctgctgctcctgctgtccCGTGGGCTGCTCCAAATGTGCCCAGGGCTGTGTCTGCAAAGGCGCCACGGACAAGTGCACGTGCTGTGCCTGA
- the LOC110300080 gene encoding metallothionein-2 has protein sequence MDPNCSCASDGSCSCAGACKCKQCKCTSCKKSCCSCCPVGCAKCSQGCICKEASDKCSCCA, from the exons ATGGACCCCAACTGCTCCTGTGCCTCCG ACGGATCTTGCTCCTGCGCTGGCGCCTGCAAATGCAAACAATGCAAATGTACCTCCTGCAAGAAAA gctgctgctcctgctgccccGTGGGCTGTGCGAAGTGCTCCCAGGGCTGCATCTGCAAAGAGGCTTCCGACAAGTGCAGCTGCTGTGCCTGA